The region TGTCTTTCAAAATCTGAAATCTAATTTGTACTTTTGCAAAATGATTAAAAACATCATTTTTATTTTTATAGCCTTAGTTTTAGTGTCTTGCGGAAAAGACTCTGTTCCCAAGCCTTATGGAGAACTTCGTCTGGAATATCCTGCTCCAAAATATCAGAAATTTGAGAGCAATTGCGCATACACTTTTGAATACTCAGATTTTGCTAAAATTACAGATGCCAAAAAACCATGTTGGTATTATCTGAACTATCCTAAAATGAAGGCTAAAGTATTTATTACCTATTTTCCGATCAAAAATGATTTCGTAGATCATCTGAAAGAAGCTGAGAAAATGGTATATGAGCATACGGTGAAAGCCAGCTCAATCGATACAAAATCATTCGAATATCCTGATAAAAAAGTCTTTGGTAATTTTTATGAACTGAAAGGGCAGAGTGCTTCCAACCTGCAGTTTTATATTACAGACAGCACAAGACATTTTGTAACGGGATATCTTTACTTTAATACAAGACCAAAACCAGACTCATTGGCTCCGGCTGTCAACTATATCAAACAGGATATGAAGCATTTGCTGGATACCTTTGAATGGAAAAATTAAAATTCTTAAAATTTACATTAAAACATATATGAAACTTTTAGTTGTAGGAAGTGTTGCATTTGATGCAATTGAAACACCATTTGGTAAAACAGATAAAATCTTAGGAGGTGCAGCCACTTATATCGGAATCACATCGTCTATCTTAGGAGTGAAATCCGGAATCGTTTCTGTAGTAGGAGGAGATTTTCCGCAGGAATATCTTGATATGTTTACAGACAGAGATGTAAATATTGAAGGAATTGAAATCGTAAAAGAAGGAAAAACATTCTTCTGGGCAGGAAAATACCATAATGATCTGAACACAAGAGATACATTAGCTACTGAAGTCAACGTTTTAGAGAACTTTGATCCGAAAATTCCGGATTCTATGCAGGATGCTGAGATTTTGCTGTTAGGAAACCTTCATCCGGGAGTTCAGTTGTCTGTTCTTGAAAAAATGAACAAACGTCCGCAACTTGTTATTCTTGATACCATGAATTTCTGGATGGATACAGCTTGGGATATTTTGATGGATATGATTGCTAAAACTGATGTAATCACTATTAATGATGAAGAAGCAAGACAACTTTCAGGAGAATATTCTTTGGTGAAAGCTGCTAAAAAAATCCATACCATGGGGCCGAAATATGTGATCATTAAAAAAGGAGAGCACGGAGCTTTACTTTTCCATGATAATAACGTTTTTGCCATTCCTGCATTACCTTTAGAAGAAGTTTTTGATCCAACAGGAGCGGGAGATACTTTTGCAGGAGGTTTTGCTGCTTATCTTGCTAAAAAAGGTAAAATTGATTTTGAAACTATGAAGTCTGCATTAATCGTAGGATCTGCAATGGCGTCATTTACCGTTGAGAAATTCGGAACGGAAAGAATTCAGGAAGTGGAAGAATCTGATATGTTCAGCCGATTGAGACAATTCAAAGAATTGACAACTTTTGATGTTGAACTACAATAAATAAAGCTTTTTAAGAAATATTTATAATAAAAAATTTAGTCTAATTGATTAAGAATTCTAAATTTGCAACTTGTTTAAAATAGTAAAATGATAAATAAACTAAAAATCACTTTTCTTTTTGGGATTTTCATGCTGATTTTTTCTGCTAACATAAATGCTCAGCTAAAGAAGGGACAGTTAGTAGACGGTATTTCAGCGGTAATAGGAGATGAAATTGTTCTAGAATCTGATGTAGAAGAGCAAATGAATTATGGAAAGCAACAGGGAATTTCCAATGTAAACAAATGTGAGTTTTTGGAAAACTTAATTAATAACAAACTTTTAGTATATCAGGCTAAAAGAGATACGTTAATTGAGAACCGTTCTGCATCTATAAAAGAAGGTGCAAATGCGAAATATCAGCAGTTACTTTCTCAGTTTCCGGACGAAAAAACGATGTTGGCAGCTTATAAGTTCAGAAATGCTTATGAAATGAAGAATACGATCGAGAAAATTGATACCGATCAGTATTACGGACAGGCTAAATATCAGAGAATTACAGAAAAAGCTGACGTTACTCCAAATGAAGTAACAGACTTCTACAATATGTACAAGACACAATTGCCGGAAATTAAAGACGAAGTGTCTTTAGGGCAAATCATGATGTACCCTAAATTGACGGAAGCTCATAAGCAAGAATTAATCAATAGACTAAAAAAAGTAAAACAGGATATTCTTGGAGGTGAAAGCTTTGAGAGCCAGGCAAGAATTTATTCAGAAGACGAAGGTTCTGCAGTAAACGGAGGTTTGATGAAGAACATTTATAAAGGTCAGATGGTAAAGCCTTTCGAAGCAGCAGCATTAAACCTGCAGGAAGGTGAGATCTCAGACCCGATAGAATCTGAATTTGGTTACCACATTATCCAACTGGTGAAAAAGACAGGGAAAATGTATGATGCAAGACACATCTTGTTGATGGGTACTCCTACAGACGAGGAAATCAAGACTGCTAAAAAGAAACTGGATAGTATCAGAACCCTTATTGTGGATGGAAAAATCAGCTTTAAAGATGCGGCATTCAGATTTTCAGATGATAAGAGAACTAAATTCAACGGAGGGTTAGTTCCTGGAGCAGACGGTTCAAGTAAAATTGAAAGAGAAAGTATCCCGGGAACCATTACTTACGAGTTGGCAGGTCTTAAAAAAGGAGATATTACAACAGCTTTTGAAGATGCAGAAAACAAAAGAAAAGTTGTGAAAATCATCAAGATTGAAGATGAAATTCCTTCTCACAAGATTACCTTAGAAACAGATTACGACAGGATAAAGCAGTTAGCTCTCAATAAAAAGAAAAATGAAATGATCGAAAAGTATGTGAATTCAAAACTGCCGACTACATTTATTTCGATTGATGGCCGATATGATTCTTGTAGTTTCAAAGGAAACTGGAAAAAAGAATCCCTTAAAAAATAAATAAAAAACCTTCAGAATTTTCTGAAGGTTTTTTTATGTCTGAATATCTTACTTTTGATATAAATAATAAAAGATGGATTACGACTTTTATAAAAGAACATTTCAGGAAATAATAAAAGATATTCCACGAAAACAGTTTGAAGACGCAGGCTTGGAATTATCAGTTCATGAAGTGATGGACTCAATTGCTTTGAAAATTTATAAACCGGCATGGTCTAATGATTTGCAATCTCCGCTAACTTCAAAAAGCAGAATATTTTTTTCAGTATGGATAAATGATAAAACGAATAAAGAAGAAAAGCTGTACTATAATATTCATGCTTTGAAGCTTCGTGAATTGAAAGGTTATCAAATAACGAGTAGAGATTTTGCTGAAAAATTTAGAAACAGATTTATTGAAAACCAAAAAGATTGGGAAAATGTAAGAATAGATTTTGGGCCGTTAACGTTAATGGAAGGGTGGATAAATCTGAATGCCGAAACCATTCATAATGATATAATTGATCTGTCTGAAAAATTTCTAAAAATAAGCCCCATTATTGATGAGACTTTAAAAACATTTTAATCTTTACAGAGCTTTATTTGAAATGATTTTTCATATTTTTTATTCATGGAAAACAACTGTTTTTAGTATTTTTACAAGATGAGTAACTTTATAGATTTCAATTCAGCTAAAAAACTTCATGAAATGCAGCAGAGTCAAAATAGAATCACGCAACTTTTTGATATACAATATCCTATTATTCAGGCAGGAATGATTTGGCATTCCGGATGGAGATTGGCTTCCGCGGTTTCTAATTGTGGTGGTTTAGGATTAATAGGCGCGGGAAGTATGTATCCGGATGTTTTAAGAGAAAACATCCAGAAATGTAAACAGGCTACAGATAAACCTTTTGGAGTAAATGTACCTATGCTGTATCCGAATCTGGATGAAGTGATTCAGATTATTTTGGAAGAAGGGGTAAAGATTGTATTTACTTCCGCAGGAAATCCGAAAACTTATACAGAAACCCTTCAGAAAGAAGGTTTAAAAGTAGCTCACGTAGTTTCTTCTACCAAATTTGCAATGAAATGTGAAGATGCAGGCGTGGATGCAATAGTAGCCGAAGGTTTTGAAGCAGGAGGTCACAACGGAAGAGATGAAACCACTACATTTTGTTTAATTCCCAACGTAAAAAAGCATATTTCCAAGCCATTAATTGCTGCAGGAGGAATTGCATTAGGTTCTCAGATAAAGGCCGCCATGATTCTCGGTGCAGATGGGGTTCAGATCGGTTCCCGTTTTGCAGCAACTGTAGAAGCAAGTGCTCATGAAAACTGGAAACGAAAAATCACCGAACTCAAGGAAGGAGATACTCATTTAACATTAAAAGAACTGGCACCTGTAAGGATGGTTAAAAATAAGTTCTTTAATGAATTGGAAGAGATTTACAACGTAGGAAGAAATAAAGAATCTTTAATCGCTTCTCTAGGTCGCGCAAGAGCTAAGAAAGGGATGTTCGAAGGAGATATGGAAGATGGAGAGTTGGAAATCGGGCAGGTTTCAGCTTTAATTGATGATATTCTTCCGGTAGATACTGTTTTCAGAAATTTATTAAAGGAATTTGAAGCAGCACATAATCCAAGCTTATAAAAGCAATCAAATAGTAGTTATTTAAATAACAAAATGCATAAAAATTTTAACCATTAAGAACTTTAGAGCATTAAGATTAGCCTACTATTCTAGAAGATCTATGGATTTCTATCTTAACTCTGCTTAAAATTTAATTCTCCTTATGGTTAAAATAAAATTTAAAGTTTCTAAATAAATGGAAGGGAAAATAGTTGATGTAAACGGTAAAAAACTTTATATAGAATATCAGAATTCATTTCAAAATAAACCTACCATTGTCTTTTTACACGATTCTTTAGGATCTGCACAGCTTTGGAGGGATTTTCCTTCAAAATTATCCGAAGCTACTCAATGCAACGTTCTTGTCTATGATCGTTTGGGATACGGAAAGTCTTTTCCGATGCCTACTCACGAAAGAGAAAACAATTATATGGAGATCGAAGCGGATATTCTGAATGATATTTTAAATAAATTCAATATCAATGATGTCATTCTTTTCGGGCACAGTGACGGAGGTACGATTGCATTGATTACCGCCTCAAAATACCCTGAAAAAATAAAAGCTGTCATTTGTGAAGCCGGACATATTTTCGTGGAAGAGGTAACCGTAAAAGGAGTAAAAGATGCTTTGGAAGCTTATCAAACAACCAATCTTCCGGAACGTTTGCAGAAATATCATGGTGATAAAGTTCCGATGATGGTAAAAGCATGGACGGAAATCTGGCTGAGCGAAAAATTCAGAAGCTGGAATATTGAGTATCTGCTGAAAAATATTAAAAGTCCGCTGCTTTTTATTCAGGGAGAAGCCGATGAATACGGAACATTAGATCAGGTGGAAAAAACCATTTCGCAGGTAAGCGGAAGCGCAGAAAAATTGATCATTCCCAATATCGGGCACACTCCACATAAAGAAACTCCGGATGTTGTTTTGAATAAAGCAGCTGAATTTATTAAACAACAAATAGAAATTTAAGAATGTAAAGCTTCTCTGAGGCAATCAGGAATAACAAAAGCGGGCTTTAGCCCGCTTAATTTTTTATGAACAAAACTTATTAAAGCTGCTTGCCATTCTGAAAGAAGCGAAGCGTATTGAAGAATCTTATGATTAAATGGATTCTTCACTTTAGGAAGACTGTATCATAGAAATTTTCCAATTTCCCACTCAATATTCTTCTTCGCCTGTTCCTCATACTTTTCTCTGAAATAATCTGTTTTAAAAATCTTTTCCATAGCTAAAAAATGTTTCAAAACCTTTCTTCTTCCCGGTTTATACAGAAGGTCTGGATAAATAGAATATTCCTTTCGAATCTTTTTAGTGTAATCCATATATGTTTCCAAATCCTTTCCAAGAATAGAAAGATCAGCATCCAAAAGATAATCAACGTCTATATCATTAGAACTTAGATGAGCTTTGGTAGCTAAAATTTGTCGGTAGATTTCAGAAATATCTATTTCATTGATGTTGAGTTCTCGAAGCCTTACTTTTGCAAAATCTGCACTTTTCTCTTCATTAGATTTTGACGAAGCATCATAAATGACATCATGATAAAAGACACTGAACGAAATATTGGGATAATTTGAAATTTTGTCCTTTACCTCATCAAGCTCAGAGAACATACTTTCCAGATGTTCAAGATTGTGATAATGTCTGCCTTTCTGAGAATAATTTATTTCAATCTCGGACCATAGTTTTTCGACAAGCTTTTGATCTTGGGTAAACTGCAGGCCATTTTCTGAAAACCTTTCTTTCAAATTCATGCTAAGATTTTTATATAAAAAAAGGAACTTTAAAAAGTTCCTTGATTTGCTTCGATCGTTGCTTTCAGGTCTGCCCAACCGCCACCATTGTAGCCGTCTTTCAAACCTTGAGCATTTAAATATTCTAATGCTTTTCCGCTTCTGTTTCCGCTTCTGCAGAATAGGATAACCGGTTTCTCGATAGAAAGAATTTCATCCTGTCTGTCTTCTACTTCTCCCAATGGGATATTGGTAGCACCATCAATATTTCCGTCCATTTCCAGTTCCATAGGTTCACGAACGTCGATCAATTCATAATTTCCTGATTTTATTACTTCTGCTAAAGACATAATTACTAATATTTTAGAGTTAAAAAAATTACAATGGATTCCTTGAAAGATATCTACCTTTGCATAAGAATCCAAAGCCTAAACAAATTTATAAAATAATCTTAGTTTTGCAATGCGAAATTATGAATTCAACTGCCGAAAAATATTCACAGCTTATTAAAGCCAAAGCTAAAAGTTTTGGATTCCAGAATTGTGGAATTTCGAAAGCAGATTTCCTCGAAGAAGAGGCATCCCGCCTGGAAAAATGGCTAAAGAATGATTTTCATGGCGAGATGAAATACATGGAAAATCATTTCGATAAAAGACTGGATCCGAGATTGTTGGTAGAAGGTTCAAAATCTGTCATTTCACTTTCGTATAATTATTTTCCCGAAGAGAAAATTTCTGCACTGGAGAATTTCAAGATTTCAAAATATGCTTATGCAGAAGATTATCATGAAGTGATTAAAGAAATTCTTCGCGAAATGGTGTCTGAGCTCCAGGAAGAGATCGGAGAATTCGGATTTCGTGTTTTTGTAGATTCGGCACCCGTTTTGGAAAGAAGCTGGGCCAGGAAATCAGGAATAGGATGGGTAGGAAAGAACGCGAATCTGATTACCAAGCAAAGCGGTTCTTTTTACTTTTTGGCAGAAATCATCTGTGATCTAGAGCTTATACCGGATCATCCGGTAACCGATCATTGCGGAAGCTGTAGAAAATGCATTGATGCCTGTCCTACCAACGCCATTATTTCTGAAAAAATTATTGACGGAAGCAAATGTATTTCGTATGCAACCATAGAACTGAAAAACGAAATTCCGGATTATTTCAAAGATAAGATGGATGACTGGATGTTCGGCTGTGACGTTTGTCAGGATGTTTGTCCCTGGAACAGGTTTTCGGCTCCCAATAAACAAAGCAGGTTTCAGCCAAATGAAGCTTTAAAAAACTTTAAAAAAGGAGAATGGAAAGAACTGACCCAGGAATTATTCTCCGAAATCTTCAGAAAATCTCCTGTAAAGAGAACAAAATTCGCAGGTTTGAAAAGAAATATTGAGTTTTTAGACCCTTCCAAAGAGAAAAAATAGACTGTTTTTTGGTGACAAATCCTCACCTGGAATTATGGAGTTCCAAAGCAAGGAGAGAAAATCGGCCATACCTTAAAATTTCAGTCTTTAAGGAGGAAGAGGTTTATTGAAGAAAAAGTGCTTCCAATAAAGAAAAAATTGACTTCCGGGAGATTGGATCTCACCAAAAATCAACGTCTTTTTTGTACTCTTTTAGGGGCAACTTTTACTCTAATTTTAAATCTCTTTTGGGATTTGGAAGTTTTGTGCATATTTGTGATATTTTGTTACTTAAATTTAATAAAAATTTGATTTAAAAACAAATATTTTCATTAAACTTGATTGTTAAATTTCATTAATATAAAACATGAATGTAAAAAAAATGCTGATCCTGCTATTAAAGATATTAGGTACTGTTTTAGGGGTTGTTATTCTCTATGTTGTGTTGGGCTATCTTCTGCCTTTCATTGAAGTCTCTGCAAAAGACGACGGGCAAAAGAAAGAGATCCCGGTGTATATCTATACCAACGGCGTTCATACAGATATTGTAATGCCGGTAAAGAATGATCTGCAGGATTGGAGTCTGAAGCTTCCATTTAATAATATAAGGTCTAAGAAAACGGATTATAATTATATTGGAGTAGGATGGGGAGACAAAGGCTTTTATCTTGATACTCCTACTTGGGCGGATCTGAAGTTTTCCACAGCTTTTAAAGCTGCATTCTGGTTAAGCGAGTCTGCCATGCACTGTACATATTACAGAGAAATGAAGGAAGGGGAAGATTGTAAGAAGATTATGATCAGCAGAAGCCAGTATCAGAAATTAGTACAATTTGTTGAAAATAAGTTTGATCAGGATCAAAACGGGAAATTTATTTTGATTCCTACCAATGCGATGTATGGCGATAATGATGCCTTTTATGATGCTAAAGGTACGTATAGCTTTCTGTATACCTGCAATACCTGGGCAAATGACGCTCTGAAAGCCGCCGAACAAAAAGCTGCTTTCTGGACTCCTTCGGATTACGGAATATTTTTACATTATAAATAAGTAGACATAATAAATGCTTCCATCTCTGGAAGCATTTTTAGTATTATATTGATTTTTCTATTTTTTACAGTTCATCTTCAAGGATGGCTACGATTTTATCAATAACGTCCTGCTTATTTACTTTCTTTTGATAAGTGGGCTTTGGTTCTGCAACAATATTTTGTTGTTTTTTATCAAACAGAGCATATAGGTCCAAATCTGGATGGGTTTCAATATACCATGCTAAAAAATTAAGAGGCATTGCATTTTTCCCAGAGAAATAAAGTTGGATAGATTGCGGTGTCACGCCATAAGCAGTGGCGATATCCTTCATGGTTTCTCCCTTTTCTTTGCTGTATTCTCGTATCTTCTGGTATATTTTCATATTGAATAATTTTTTTTTAATCAAAACAACTATATATTGTAAAAACAATGAATTATTGTTTATTTTGATATATAATTGTATATTTGTCTTGCAAATTAATTTGCGATGAGACACAAAATTACGAAAAAAGGTTAAACAAAATTATTTCATTCATGGGCAAATTGGAGACCGCTCCCGATCAGAAGACGATTGATGAGAAGTATGATTTCATTGAACGATGGTTACCGGCACATTATACAACTTCAGTGAATATTATTTTAAAAGAAGATGTAAGAAAACCTGCATATATAAGGAAGGTGAAAAAAGAAAGGATCTCTGACCAAAAAATTCTCGATGCATTATACAAAGTAGCACTGCTCAATAAACTGCAGGTGGAAACCTGAAGATGTATACAATCTGCAATCTTACCAATAAATATTGATTTCAGAATACTGCTTATTTATTGATACTCAAAATCTAAAAAAATCTAAAATCTTTGCATGGTATGGCTATTAATTGTAACCATACCGTGCATGTATATTCAGCTTCAATTTAAACACAATATGAATTATGAAAAAAAACTATGTTATCATTACAGAGTGTTTCAAATGCGGAACACGCTATGAAAATCATTTTACCGCATCACCATGCTGCAAATCGATTATGATGAAAGTAAATACAAACGGAGAGCGTACAACAATTACTTATTTGAATTCATTTATTATTCCTAAGCCGGATCCGGTAAAAAAATAGGGCGAAAAGTAAATGAACTTAACTTATATAATAAAATCACGAATTAATTGTTCTTAAATATAATTTAATATGAAAAATAGAAAATTGATGAAATTTGTAAAAAAATTTAGCCATTTGATAGGTAAAACAAAGAGTGAAATTATTTCAAAATTCGGAAATAGCTATGTATATTCAGATCATGGTTTGTATTATACCCTCAATCGGACATGGTTTACGAAAGGAATAACCTTGTCGGTAAAATTTGACGGACAGGAAAGAGTAGAGAAAATTGATGTTTTGGAAAATGATAAAGCAATACTTCCTTATCTCTTTAGTTTATCTGATTCAAATAATCAGTATAAAATTTTTGAAAGAATTCAGCAGAATAAAGAAGAGCTAAGCCAAGCGGTATAAAGAATGGTAAAAATCTTTATTTTTTAATTAAAACAAAACCTCTTAATATTGGGTTTTTGAAATCAAAGGCTGTTTCAATTTGAAACAGCCTTTGTTGTGTTGGTTAGGTTTAAAAAATGTTGTTTTTACATGGTGAAAAGGAAATTATTTAGAATAATAACGCACTAAAAAATACTCCAAAGTTATTCTCATTATGCTTAACTGGGCCATACCAGTCGAAGTTAGGGACAAGACCAAAGGTAAACTCCTTATGGGTGATTCCGGCTCTGAGCATGAGTTTTTGCAATGGTAGAAATTACTTTTACTATTTGTTTTACATACTTTCAAACGATATTAAATGTTTATATATTTAAACAAATTTTTATCAATGCCAACGCCTCAAGATATTCAGAAAATTTTCGCCCCTTATTACAACGCTGAAACCAATATCTGGGAGCGCTTTTCGGAAAAAATAGCGGTCAGAGAATTTCAGAAAAATGAGGTCATAAAAGATTATCAGGGTGTAGAAAAATATTTGAATATTGTAGCCAAAGGTTCTGTAGGCTTATTCGTTTGGAACGGAAAGAAAGACATCTGCATCAATTTACTGTATGAAAACAGTTTTATGAGTGATTATTTTTCTTTCCTCAAGCAGCAGCCTTCAGGCATTAAAACACAGGCATTGGAAGACTGTACTTTATGGTCGATCAGTTATCCTGATCTTAATGAGCTCTATTCCCGTAATGAAACAGGATTAAGGATCGGAAAAGCGATTCCCGAAATATTGTTCCTGCGAAAACAACAGGATCAGATTAATCTTCTGACATTAAGTCCGGAAGAACGTTAT is a window of Candidatus Chryseobacterium colombiense DNA encoding:
- the gldD gene encoding gliding motility lipoprotein GldD, encoding MIKNIIFIFIALVLVSCGKDSVPKPYGELRLEYPAPKYQKFESNCAYTFEYSDFAKITDAKKPCWYYLNYPKMKAKVFITYFPIKNDFVDHLKEAEKMVYEHTVKASSIDTKSFEYPDKKVFGNFYELKGQSASNLQFYITDSTRHFVTGYLYFNTRPKPDSLAPAVNYIKQDMKHLLDTFEWKN
- a CDS encoding PfkB family carbohydrate kinase → MKLLVVGSVAFDAIETPFGKTDKILGGAATYIGITSSILGVKSGIVSVVGGDFPQEYLDMFTDRDVNIEGIEIVKEGKTFFWAGKYHNDLNTRDTLATEVNVLENFDPKIPDSMQDAEILLLGNLHPGVQLSVLEKMNKRPQLVILDTMNFWMDTAWDILMDMIAKTDVITINDEEARQLSGEYSLVKAAKKIHTMGPKYVIIKKGEHGALLFHDNNVFAIPALPLEEVFDPTGAGDTFAGGFAAYLAKKGKIDFETMKSALIVGSAMASFTVEKFGTERIQEVEESDMFSRLRQFKELTTFDVELQ
- a CDS encoding peptidylprolyl isomerase, translating into MINKLKITFLFGIFMLIFSANINAQLKKGQLVDGISAVIGDEIVLESDVEEQMNYGKQQGISNVNKCEFLENLINNKLLVYQAKRDTLIENRSASIKEGANAKYQQLLSQFPDEKTMLAAYKFRNAYEMKNTIEKIDTDQYYGQAKYQRITEKADVTPNEVTDFYNMYKTQLPEIKDEVSLGQIMMYPKLTEAHKQELINRLKKVKQDILGGESFESQARIYSEDEGSAVNGGLMKNIYKGQMVKPFEAAALNLQEGEISDPIESEFGYHIIQLVKKTGKMYDARHILLMGTPTDEEIKTAKKKLDSIRTLIVDGKISFKDAAFRFSDDKRTKFNGGLVPGADGSSKIERESIPGTITYELAGLKKGDITTAFEDAENKRKVVKIIKIEDEIPSHKITLETDYDRIKQLALNKKKNEMIEKYVNSKLPTTFISIDGRYDSCSFKGNWKKESLKK
- a CDS encoding nitronate monooxygenase, whose product is MSNFIDFNSAKKLHEMQQSQNRITQLFDIQYPIIQAGMIWHSGWRLASAVSNCGGLGLIGAGSMYPDVLRENIQKCKQATDKPFGVNVPMLYPNLDEVIQIILEEGVKIVFTSAGNPKTYTETLQKEGLKVAHVVSSTKFAMKCEDAGVDAIVAEGFEAGGHNGRDETTTFCLIPNVKKHISKPLIAAGGIALGSQIKAAMILGADGVQIGSRFAATVEASAHENWKRKITELKEGDTHLTLKELAPVRMVKNKFFNELEEIYNVGRNKESLIASLGRARAKKGMFEGDMEDGELEIGQVSALIDDILPVDTVFRNLLKEFEAAHNPSL
- a CDS encoding alpha/beta hydrolase, yielding MEGKIVDVNGKKLYIEYQNSFQNKPTIVFLHDSLGSAQLWRDFPSKLSEATQCNVLVYDRLGYGKSFPMPTHERENNYMEIEADILNDILNKFNINDVILFGHSDGGTIALITASKYPEKIKAVICEAGHIFVEEVTVKGVKDALEAYQTTNLPERLQKYHGDKVPMMVKAWTEIWLSEKFRSWNIEYLLKNIKSPLLFIQGEADEYGTLDQVEKTISQVSGSAEKLIIPNIGHTPHKETPDVVLNKAAEFIKQQIEI
- a CDS encoding rhodanese-like domain-containing protein, yielding MSLAEVIKSGNYELIDVREPMELEMDGNIDGATNIPLGEVEDRQDEILSIEKPVILFCRSGNRSGKALEYLNAQGLKDGYNGGGWADLKATIEANQGTF
- the queG gene encoding tRNA epoxyqueuosine(34) reductase QueG, whose amino-acid sequence is MNSTAEKYSQLIKAKAKSFGFQNCGISKADFLEEEASRLEKWLKNDFHGEMKYMENHFDKRLDPRLLVEGSKSVISLSYNYFPEEKISALENFKISKYAYAEDYHEVIKEILREMVSELQEEIGEFGFRVFVDSAPVLERSWARKSGIGWVGKNANLITKQSGSFYFLAEIICDLELIPDHPVTDHCGSCRKCIDACPTNAIISEKIIDGSKCISYATIELKNEIPDYFKDKMDDWMFGCDVCQDVCPWNRFSAPNKQSRFQPNEALKNFKKGEWKELTQELFSEIFRKSPVKRTKFAGLKRNIEFLDPSKEKK
- a CDS encoding TIGR02117 family protein, translating into MNVKKMLILLLKILGTVLGVVILYVVLGYLLPFIEVSAKDDGQKKEIPVYIYTNGVHTDIVMPVKNDLQDWSLKLPFNNIRSKKTDYNYIGVGWGDKGFYLDTPTWADLKFSTAFKAAFWLSESAMHCTYYREMKEGEDCKKIMISRSQYQKLVQFVENKFDQDQNGKFILIPTNAMYGDNDAFYDAKGTYSFLYTCNTWANDALKAAEQKAAFWTPSDYGIFLHYK
- a CDS encoding helix-turn-helix transcriptional regulator, with the protein product MKIYQKIREYSKEKGETMKDIATAYGVTPQSIQLYFSGKNAMPLNFLAWYIETHPDLDLYALFDKKQQNIVAEPKPTYQKKVNKQDVIDKIVAILEDEL
- a CDS encoding Crp/Fnr family transcriptional regulator, translating into MPTPQDIQKIFAPYYNAETNIWERFSEKIAVREFQKNEVIKDYQGVEKYLNIVAKGSVGLFVWNGKKDICINLLYENSFMSDYFSFLKQQPSGIKTQALEDCTLWSISYPDLNELYSRNETGLRIGKAIPEILFLRKQQDQINLLTLSPEERYLNLISQRPEIFQRTPLKIIASYLGLTAESLSRLRKRVTGK